The sequence CCGACAAGCTACGACAGTGTCAACGTTCTAGGTCACAAACAAAAATAATGTATGTGACGTATGTGACCTTTTTTTAAATATCTGTTGCTTTATAAAAGGTAATAACATCAAAAATGTGCAACACTCTGTGAATTACCCGATTTTCGCATAATTTGTATTATGTAAAATAATGTTGCTTCAGCTATACACCATCATGGAATCTAGAAAGAAAAAGCCCGCAAACATTGCGGGCTTTCGCTATGCATGCACCATTTGATACCAGCCTCGGCCAGATGCGCAATCATTCCCACTCGATCGTTGCGGGTGGTTTTCCGCTCACATCGTAGACTACCCGGTTGATGCCGCGCACTTCGTTGATGATGCGGTTGGAGACGCGGCCCAGCAGATCGTAGGGTAACTCGGCCCAGTGGGCGGTCATGAAGTCGCTGGTGACGACGGCACGCAGGGCGACCACGTAGTCGTAGGTGCGGCCATCGCCCATTACGCCGACCGATTTCACTGGCAGGAATACGGCGAAGGCCTGGCTGGTGAGTTCGTACCAGCTTTTGCCTTCGGCATTGCGGCTGTTGCGCAGCTCTTCAATGAAGATGGCGTCGGCGCGTTGCAGCAGCTCCACATATTCGGCTTTCACCTCACCGAGCACACGCACGCCGAGGCCCGGGCCCGGGAAGGGATGGCGGTAGACCATATGGTGCGGCAGACCGAGCTCAACGCCCAGCTCACGGACTTCATCCTTAAACAGTTCGCGCAGCGGCTCCAGCAGCTGCAGATGCAAGGTGTCCGGCAGGCCACCGACGTTGTGGTGACTCTTGATGGTGTGAGCTTTGCCGGTTTTGGCACCGGCGGATTCGATCACGTCCGGATAGATGGTGCCTTGAGCCAGCCATTTGGCTTTGGGTAGCTTGGCGGATTCACGCTGGAACACTTCCACGAACTCGCGGCCAATGATCTTGCGCTTCTGTTCCGGGTCGCTAACGCCTGCCAGATGCTTCATGAAGTCTGCTGCGGCGTGGACGTGAATCACCTTGACGCCCAGATTGCCGGCAAACATGTCCATCACCTGCTCGGCTTCGCGGTAGCGCAGCAGACCGTGGTCGACAAACACGCAGGTCAGCTGGTCGCCAATGGCACGGTGAATCAGTGCGGCGGCAACTGACGAGTCTACCCCACCAGAGAGACCGAGGATCACCTCATCGCTACCCACTTGCTCACGAATGCGGGCTACAGCGGTTTCGATATAGTCTTTCATCACCCAAGATGGCTGTGCACCGGCAATCTCCAGCACAAAGCGGCTGATGATTGCGGTGCCTTGCTTGGTGTGAGTCACTTCCGGGTGGAACTGTACGGCATAGAAGCGGCGTGCTTCGTCTGCCATGGCGGCAATCGGGCAAGCGTCATTGCTGGCAATCAGCTTAAAGCCTTCCGGCAGGGCGGTCACCTTGTCACCGTGGCTCATCCAGACATCCAGCAGGCCATGGCCCTCTTCATTGCAGCGGTCCTGAATGTCGCGGAACAGTGCGGAGTGGCCACGGGCGCGGATGGCGGCATAACCAAATTCACGCACATGGCCGCTCTCGACCTTGCCACCCAGCGCTTGTGCCATCCACTGCATCCCGTAACAGATGCCTAGAACCGGCACGCCAAGGGTAAACAGCTCCGGCGTGGCCTGGTAATCGCTTTCGTACACCGAGTTGGGGCCGCCGGAAAGGATAATGGCCTTGGGGTTGAAGTTGCGAATGAATTCGATGCTGACATCGAAGGGGTGAATCTCACTGTAGACGTGTGCTTCGCGCACGCGGCGGGCAATCAGCTGCGTGACTTGCGAGCCGAAATCCAGAATGAGAACCTTATCCATATACCTTCTCCCGTCTGAAAACGCACTGAGCGGGCCGCAGCCCGCTCAGTGTTTTGAATGCTATCTCTTCTGCTGCTTCATGGCGCGCTGCATCTCCCGCTGCGCATCCTTTTCCCGCGCGGTATCCCGCTTGTCGTGCATTTTCTTGCCTTTGCCCAACCCGATCTCCAGCTTCACGCGGCCCTTGCTGTAGTGCAGGTCCAGCGCAACGAGGGTATAGCCGGAGCGCTCTACTTTGCCGATCAGTTTGGCAATCTCGCGCGCATGCAGCAGCAGCTTGCGGTTGCGGATCACATCGGGGGTCACGTGGGTGCTGGCAGTGTTGAGCGGCGTGATGTGGCAGCCGATCAGGTAGAACGCGCCACGCAAGGGGCGCACGTAGGATTCCTTCAGCTGCACACGGCCTGCACGAATGGCCTTCACCTCCCACCCTTCCAGCACCAAGCCGGCTTCGAGGCGTTCTTCGATGAAGTAGTCGTGAAAGGCTTTTTTGTTGGTGGTGATGCTCATGTCAGCGTGACCGAAGGCCAGTGCGCGTCAGGTAAAAGTGAGCCAATGATTATACCAGAAGGCGCCCTCCCCGCGTAAGGCATTTGCGGAGCGGTGCTGATACCGCAAAAAGCGTGGCAATGGCTTGACTACATGGGCACTACATTCTATATAATGAACCATAACTCACTTTTCATTGTTGCGTTGCACATAATGGAAAGTTTTGTGTATATAATGCGTTACATGATCCAGTTGTGCATTGCAAATGCCGTCAACCCGGTACTTGCCCTGCACATGCCCGCCGCCGTTACCTGGTGGCCGGGATGGATGACCAGACCCGATCTCTGGCACCCAACGCAGGACGCTCTTTGCCGTAACGCAAATGCAGCAACACTGTCCGCCTTCATTGGCAAACCCCGGTTTGCTGGCAGGCGAGCAGTCCTGACGCCGGTGACCAGCCTTCGCGTGACCCCGGCGTCGAGCAGTAGAGACACGACCAAACCAAAAAAGGGGAACACGCATGACCACTCGTGAACAACGCATTGCCGCCATCCAGAAGGACTGGGATGAAAACCCGCGCTGGAAAGGCATTACCCGTGGCTACAGTGCTGCGGATGTCGAGCGCCTGCGTGGCTCGGTACAGATTGAGCACACGCTGGCTCGCCGTGGCGCTGAGAAGCTGTGGAAGCTGCTGAACGAAGAACCGTTCGTCAACGCGCTGGGCGCGCTGACCGGCAATCAGGCCATGCAGCA is a genomic window of Leeia aquatica containing:
- the guaA gene encoding glutamine-hydrolyzing GMP synthase; this translates as MDKVLILDFGSQVTQLIARRVREAHVYSEIHPFDVSIEFIRNFNPKAIILSGGPNSVYESDYQATPELFTLGVPVLGICYGMQWMAQALGGKVESGHVREFGYAAIRARGHSALFRDIQDRCNEEGHGLLDVWMSHGDKVTALPEGFKLIASNDACPIAAMADEARRFYAVQFHPEVTHTKQGTAIISRFVLEIAGAQPSWVMKDYIETAVARIREQVGSDEVILGLSGGVDSSVAAALIHRAIGDQLTCVFVDHGLLRYREAEQVMDMFAGNLGVKVIHVHAAADFMKHLAGVSDPEQKRKIIGREFVEVFQRESAKLPKAKWLAQGTIYPDVIESAGAKTGKAHTIKSHHNVGGLPDTLHLQLLEPLRELFKDEVRELGVELGLPHHMVYRHPFPGPGLGVRVLGEVKAEYVELLQRADAIFIEELRNSRNAEGKSWYELTSQAFAVFLPVKSVGVMGDGRTYDYVVALRAVVTSDFMTAHWAELPYDLLGRVSNRIINEVRGINRVVYDVSGKPPATIEWE
- the smpB gene encoding SsrA-binding protein SmpB, encoding MSITTNKKAFHDYFIEERLEAGLVLEGWEVKAIRAGRVQLKESYVRPLRGAFYLIGCHITPLNTASTHVTPDVIRNRKLLLHAREIAKLIGKVERSGYTLVALDLHYSKGRVKLEIGLGKGKKMHDKRDTAREKDAQREMQRAMKQQKR